A stretch of Pseudobdellovibrionaceae bacterium DNA encodes these proteins:
- the lysA gene encoding diaminopimelate decarboxylase has protein sequence MAFLKYKNGELVFGLKEHRLADLQDRATPFYAYEWSGIASRYQTMVDAFDGKAELHFAMKSNSHPEILANLAKLGAGVDIVSGGELAIALQAGFPADRIVFSGVGKSVDELRAALRAGIQQINVESEPELLRIQKVAAELGVKAPVALRLNPDISAETHPYITTGFRENKFGLEKGAALRCLDVLKAHPQQLHFRGLTLHIGSQLFKLHDYRDALLWVLDFAKEVETAGFKIENLDLGGGLGIYYEADRHADEAELLREYARMVLAELAGRPYQLQLEPGRWIVGHSGVLVTSVEYVKTTPYKNFLIVDSGMHHLIRPSLYSAIHRVFPMREGVADDVYDVVGPICESSDFLAKKCPLPVMQEGDRLVIADAGAYGYEMGSEYNAKARAERVLLP, from the coding sequence CATCGCGAGTCGCTACCAAACGATGGTCGACGCGTTCGACGGCAAGGCCGAGCTGCACTTCGCGATGAAGTCGAACTCCCATCCCGAAATCCTCGCGAACTTGGCGAAGCTGGGCGCGGGCGTGGACATCGTTTCGGGCGGCGAACTCGCGATCGCGCTGCAGGCCGGATTCCCCGCGGACCGCATCGTCTTCTCGGGCGTGGGAAAATCCGTGGACGAGCTTCGGGCGGCCCTGCGCGCCGGCATCCAGCAAATCAACGTCGAAAGCGAGCCCGAACTTTTGCGTATCCAGAAAGTCGCGGCCGAGCTGGGCGTCAAGGCCCCCGTGGCTTTGCGCTTGAATCCCGACATCAGCGCGGAAACCCATCCCTACATCACGACCGGCTTTCGCGAGAACAAGTTTGGCCTCGAAAAGGGCGCGGCCCTTCGTTGTTTGGACGTACTGAAGGCCCATCCACAGCAGTTGCACTTTCGTGGACTGACATTGCATATCGGGTCACAGCTTTTCAAACTGCACGACTATCGCGACGCCTTGCTGTGGGTTTTGGATTTCGCGAAAGAAGTCGAAACCGCGGGTTTCAAAATCGAGAACCTCGATTTGGGCGGCGGATTGGGCATCTACTACGAAGCCGATCGTCATGCCGACGAAGCCGAACTCCTGCGCGAGTACGCACGGATGGTCTTGGCGGAACTCGCGGGTCGTCCCTACCAGCTGCAACTTGAACCGGGTCGCTGGATCGTCGGTCACAGCGGCGTGCTGGTGACTTCGGTCGAATACGTGAAGACGACTCCGTACAAAAACTTTCTGATCGTCGACTCGGGGATGCACCATTTGATCCGCCCGTCGCTTTACAGTGCCATTCACCGCGTCTTCCCGATGCGCGAAGGTGTCGCCGATGACGTTTACGATGTCGTGGGTCCGATCTGCGAGTCGTCCGACTTTCTGGCGAAGAAATGTCCGCTCCCCGTCATGCAAGAGGGCGATCGACTGGTCATCGCGGATGCGGGCGCCTACGGATACGAAATGGGCAGCGAGTACAACGCGAAGGCGCGCGCCGAACGCGTGCTGCTCCCCTAA